GGTGCTCATGACGCTGGGCCCCAAGCCGCTGAAGATGATCGGCGTCAACCCCGAGCTGCCGGAACAGGGCTTCTACAACATGGGCCAGAAGGCCTTCGCGCAGGCCAGCGTGGCCGGGGGGGTCGTCATCGCCGTCACCGGCGTGATCATGTTCCTGTCCGACAAGACCTTCGGCGCGGAGGCAACCGGCATCGTGAGCTGGGCCGTGACCCTGCACTTCATCGCGGTGGGCGTGGTCTTCGCCGGACTGTTGGTGCACATCTACATGGCCGCCATCAGCCCTGAGGAACGCCCCGGCTTCCGCTCCATGTTCACGGGCCACGTTCCCGAGAACTACGCCAGACATCACCACGGACTGTGGTACGAAAAGGTACGCTCCGCTCCCGAAAACGACGGGTAGCGGCGGATAATAGAGGGACCAAGGGGCCGTCGCCGCACGGCGGTCCCGCCAACCGAGAGGAAGGGATTTTTATGATGAAGCGACTCACCTACGCGTTCGCCATGCTCATGGCGCTGGCACTGGTCTCCGGCTGCACCGCGGCCAAGACCACCACGGCGGAGACTCCCGCCTTCACCCAGTACACGGACCTCGTGGACTACGACTTTGTGGCGCAGTACGCCAAGATGCCCAAGCCCGAAGGCGTGATGATCATCGACTCGCGCCCCTACAAGACCAAGTACGTCAAGGGATTCATCCCCACCGCCGAGAGCATTCCGGCATCGCAGTTCGACAAGATGACCGACAAGCTGCCCGAGGACAAGAACACCCTGCTGATCTTCTACTGCGGCGGCCTGCACTGTCCGCTGTCCCATAAGTCCGCCTATGCCGCGGAAAAGCTCGGCTACACCAACATCAAGGTCTACGCCGAAGGTTTCCCCAACTGGAAGAAGAACGCCGACTACTACTCCGTTGGCATGGAAGCCGTTAAGAACATGATGGCCGAAGGCGAGCCGTACCTGCTGGTGGACTCCCGTCCGCACCGCAAGTTCCTCAAGGGCGCCGTGCCTTCCGCAGTGAACATCCCGGACACCCAGTTCGACAAGTTCAAGGGAATGCTGCCCGTGGACAAGTCCACCAAGCTGGTCTTCTACTGCGGCGGATTCCATTGCCCGCTGTCCCACAAGTCCGCCGTCAAGGCCAAGGCCATGGGGTACGAGCACGTTGTCACCGCTGAAGCGGGCTACCCCGGCTGGAAGGAACTCTACGGCGCAGGCGGCGCAGTGGAAGTCTCCGGCGGCGCAGCCGAAGGCTCCATCGACACCCAGCAGTTCCTGAACATTCTGGACGAAAATCCCGACAAGATCACGATCGTGGACGTGCGCACC
The genomic region above belongs to Desulfovibrio oxyclinae DSM 11498 and contains:
- a CDS encoding formate dehydrogenase subunit gamma; amino-acid sequence: MARQFKRHDRSDIFIHWFNAACWLLLLITGIGLISNPAIDPLGSGYPEAMRSLVGGGANLLAIHEVIGFVWILGFIWYLAVNARGAGFFLKEVFMVSPARDMAWMLKKMVLMTLGPKPLKMIGVNPELPEQGFYNMGQKAFAQASVAGGVVIAVTGVIMFLSDKTFGAEATGIVSWAVTLHFIAVGVVFAGLLVHIYMAAISPEERPGFRSMFTGHVPENYARHHHGLWYEKVRSAPENDG
- a CDS encoding rhodanese-like domain-containing protein, yielding MMKRLTYAFAMLMALALVSGCTAAKTTTAETPAFTQYTDLVDYDFVAQYAKMPKPEGVMIIDSRPYKTKYVKGFIPTAESIPASQFDKMTDKLPEDKNTLLIFYCGGLHCPLSHKSAYAAEKLGYTNIKVYAEGFPNWKKNADYYSVGMEAVKNMMAEGEPYLLVDSRPHRKFLKGAVPSAVNIPDTQFDKFKGMLPVDKSTKLVFYCGGFHCPLSHKSAVKAKAMGYEHVVTAEAGYPGWKELYGAGGAVEVSGGAAEGSIDTQQFLNILDENPDKITIVDVRTPEEYAAGHFPTAINIPVDELEDRADEVPTDKPIVFSCASGARAGEAYFMFTFARPEVEEVYYLEASNHFESDNSYEVKANK